GATGCGCCGCAAATCAGCGCGGCATCTTCGAGCGCCGTGTCGAAGCTCGACAGCGAGTTGCTGATGGAAATGATCGAGAACGGCAACGCGATGATCAGATGCCCGATCACGAAGCCCGTCATCGTGCCGTTCAGGCCGATGCGCAGAAAGAACGCATACAGCGCGACGGCCAGCACCACCACCGGCAGCACCATCGGCGTGAGGAAAAACGCCTTCGCCACGTTGCGGCCGCGAAACTTGCCGCGCACCAGTGCAAGCGACGCAAGAAAGCCGATGAACACGGACAGCACCGTGACGATCACGGCGAGCTTCGCGCTCGTGAGCAGCGAATCGATCCAGCCCGGGTCAGTGAACAGCTGGCGATACCATTCCAGCGTCCAGCCCGGCGGCGGAAAGATCAGCCATTGCGAATCACCGAACGACAGCGCAACGATGAAGAGAATCGGCAGCAGCAGGAACAGCGCGACGGCGCCGCCGATTGCGAGCAGCGCCCAGCGCAGCGCGCCAAGACGGTCGAAGTCGAGCAACATCTCAGAGACCTCCGCTAGTGGCGCGTGCGCCGGTGAAGCGCAGTTGCAGCGCATAGAGCCCGAGCGTCACGGCGAGCAGCACGAACGCGGCTGCGCCTGCAAGACCCCAGTTCAGCAACTGCTGCACGAGCTGTGCGATCAGTTCGGCGAGCATCATGTATTGCGCGCCGCCGAGCAGCGCCGGGGTCACGAAATAGCCGAGCGCCATCACGAACACCATCAGCGCACCCGATGCGATGCCCGGCATCGCGAGCGGCACCAGGATGCGCCAGAAGGCCTGCCAGCGGCTCGCGCCGCAAACGGCCGCGGCACGCAGTGTCGACGGATCGATGCTGCGCAGCGTCGCATGCAGCGGCATCACGAGAAACGGCAACATGATGTAGGTCATGCCGATCGTCACACCGACCAGGTTGTTGACGAGCGCCAGCGGCTCGCTGATCAGACCGATTGCCATCAGCATGCGGTTGATCGGGCCCGTCGCCTGAAGCAGAACCATCCATGCGAAGGTTCGCGCCAGCAGGTTGGTCCACATCGAAAGCAGCAGAATCGAAAACAGCAGCGAGGTCAGCCTGCGCGGCGCGATGGCGAGCAGCCACGCGGTCGGAAAGCCGATCGCCACCGTCACCACGGTCACGACCGTCGCGACGAGGAACGTGTTGCCGAACACGCGCAGATAGGTCGACGAGCCGAGAAGCTGCGCATAGTTGTGCAGCCCCGGCGTGGGATCCAGCACGCTGCGCAGCAGCAGCGACAACACGGGCAGCATGAAGAAGATCACGAGCAGCACGATGCCCGGTATCAACAGGCGAATGTTGCGCCAGTCGCGACGCTGGCGTGTGGGTGTCACCGGCGCATGCGCGACGGTCGTTAGAACGTTAGGCATCGTGTCTCCTGCATGTCTCCAGATACTGCTATGCGCTTTCTGCTTGAACCCTTCCGCTGACGCTTATTTCGACTGCCATGCGTACCAGCGCTTGGCGATCGCGTCGCGGTTGTCAGCCCAGTACTTCATGTCGAGATTGATCTGCGAAGTCTTGTACTGATCGGGCAGCGTCTTCGCGACGGCGGGCGGCATCAGCGCAGCCGACTTCACGTTGATCGGCGCGTAGCCCGTGTTCTGCGCGAACTTCGCCTGCGCCTGAGCACTCGTTGCGGCAGCGAGGAACTTCATCGCTTCTGCCTTGTGCTTCGCGCCCTTCGGAATCACGAGCATGTCGGCCGCCGTCAGGTTCTGGTTCCATGAAACGCCGACGGGTACGCCCGTCTGTTCGAGCGCATGCAGTCGGCCATTCCAGAACATGCCGACAGGCGCTTCGCCCGATGCCAGTAATTGCTGCGATTGCGCGCCGCCGCTCCACCAGACGATGTCGCCCTTGATCGTGTCGAGCTTCTTGAACGCGCGATCGAGGTCGAGCGGATAGAGCTTGTCGGCGGGCACGCCGTCGGCGAGCAGTGCGATTTCGAGCACGCCGGGTGCGGACCACTTGTAGAACGTGCGCTTGCCGGGGAATTTCTTCGTGTCGAACAGATCGGCCCAGTTTTGCGGCTGCGCGCCCGTGTACTTCGACTTGTTGTAGCCGAGCACGAACGAGTAATAGAAGCTGCCGACCGCATCCGGCGCCGAGAAGCGCGGATCGAGTTCGTCCTTCTTCACGACGGAATAGTCGATCGGCTCGATCAACCCGGCTTTTTGCGCGGCATACGCGAAGTCGCCTTCGACATCGACGACATCCCAGTTCACGTTGCCGCTGTCGACCATCGCCTTGAGCTTGCCGTAGTCGGTCGGGCCATCCATCAGCACGTTGACGCCCGTCGCCTGGGTGAATGGTTGCGCCCAGTCCTTCTGCTGCGAAGACTGCGTCGTGCCGCCCCAGCTCGTGAAAACGATGGGATCGGCAGCGAGCGCCGGCGTCGCCGTGAGGGCAGTCGCGCAGAGCGCGATCAGCGGAGCGGTCTTCAGCGTGCGTGTGAGGGTCATGTCTGTCTCCTTGAATTCGATGCGTAGCGCTGCGTTGAATGCTTGTGGTGAATCGGAATCGTGGCTGGGGTCAATGCACTGCTGCGAGCGCCTGGACGGTTCCCGCCTGCGCGTCGCCGACATAGATGCCGAACGCGTCCTCGCTGCGTTCGCGCAGATAGCGCTGAAGCATCGTGCGCACGGTGTCGTCGCGCAGTTCGCCCCATGGAATGCGCGACAGCGGGACGATGCGGATCGACATGTCCATCATCGCCGCGAGGCTGCTGTTCACGCGGCCTCGATAGACGACGCTGACGCTCGACGCCGGGCCGTTGCCGGACTCGAAGACCGAGAAAATGAAGTCGAGATGCGCCGTCAGGCCGAGCTTCGCCAGCACGCCGCGCAGGCTTCCCGAATCGCTCTCGGGCTGCAGCTTGACGCCCGTCGGCAGCTGCAAACCGTCTTCCGTGTCCAGGAGCACAAGGCCGTCGCGATGTTCGAGAATCGCGCCGACCTGGGCGCGCGCGCCCGCTGCAGCAGGAAAAAACCGTTCGATGGTCTGCTCAGACATGGTGTCCTCCGATGTGCTGGTCGCTCGTCCCGTCGCTCTTTCCGCGATCGAATCGCTTTCGACAGGATTATGGTATGCCATAGTATAGGCGTCGCCTGCCGGTTAATATTATGGAATACCATAATCTGACGAAGGGCTTTTGGTAGGGGTGCGATGAGGACGAGCCGGCGCGCCTGAGAGTCGCGGGGCTATGGCGGACACTGACGGATGGGAGACAATACGGCCCTGCATGATGCGCATCGGGCCAGTCCGTGGCTTGGTATTACTCGACCACCTTTTTCTCGATATGTCAGACCTTAAAGTTGTCCGTGAGACCAAAACCCTTCGCGAACTGACCCTAGACAAGCTGCGCGACGCGATCGTGCGAGGCTACTTTCCGCCGGGCGCGCGTCTGGTTGAACGCACGTTGTGCGACGAACTGGGCGTGAGTCGAACGATCGTGCGCGAGGTGTTGCGACACCTGGAGACTGAAGGACTCGTCGACGTAGCAGCCCGCCAGGGGCCCGTCGTCGCGCGACTGAATCCTGCCCAGGTTAGCGAGATTTACGAGCTGCGCGGTTTGCTGGAAGCGAACGCGGCGCGCGCGTGCGCCGGGCGGTCGACTCCCGAACTCGTGAAGCAGTTGCGAGGCATCCGCAAGAAAATCGAGGCCGCGTTCCAGGCGGAAGACCTGTCAGCCGTGCTAGCCCACACAGAGCATTTCTACGACGCGCTATTCGAAGGCGCGCAGAAGACTGTCTCGCTCGCGGTGGTCAAGTCGTTGAATGCGCGGATCAATCGCTTGCGGGCGCTCACGATCGCCACGCCGGGGCGCAGCATCGAGTCGAATCGCGAGATGAACAGGATGCTCGATGCAATCGAGCGACGCGATGGCGAGGCGGCATTTGCTGCGTCGATCGCGCATATCAGCCGCACGGCGGAACTCGCGCTCGAAGCGCTTGCCCGTCGAGGCGAAGGGGAACTCCCAGCCTGACGCGCTGAATCACGTCCCAATCGATTCACCCTTATCTCTCGCCCCGAGCCAGTGAATGGGATTGAAAATCATCTAGCGGACCCCTGCCGTCGCCCTGCCGGGCGACGGGGTTAAAGTGAGTTTGCCGAAACAGCTTTAACCAGAAGGAGGTCATCATGAACTATAGCGGCATTGACCTGCATTCGAACAATAGCGTGGTGAGCGTGATCGACGAAACGGACCGCGTGGTCGCCGAAAAACGCCTGCCGAACGACCTGACGAAGATCCTGGCTTTCCTTGCCCCATGGCGAGCCGGGATGGCCGGGGTCGTGGTCGAATCCACGTTCAACTGGTACTGGCTTGTCGACGGCCTGCAGACGGCCGGCTACGTGGTTCATCTCGCCAACACCACCGCGATCAAAAAATACGACGGGCTCAAACATAGTGGCGACGAGACCGACGCGCGTTACCTGGCCCACCTGCTACGCCTGGGGATCCTTCCGGTGGGCACCATCCTGCCGGCGAGACTCCGTGAGGTACGAGACCTGGCACGCAAGCGAATGCAGCTGGTACGCAGCTGCACCAGTCACATTCTCGCCGTCGAGAACATTACAGCGCGTCAGTATGGCACGCGAATCACGAGTAATCAGGTCAAGCGACTCGACGAACATGCTGTCAATCAGATGGGCCTGCCCGACAATGTGGCGCTCGCGGTCCGCGCGAACATCGCGGTCATCACGACGCTTCGCGATCAGATTGCTATCGTCGAAAGGCGTCTCCGGAAGGAAGTCGCGCGACATCCCGACTATGTCTTGCTGACCACGGTGCCCGGCATCGGCCAGACGCTCGCCACCGTGATCATGCTCGAAACCGGAACCATCGATCGTTTCGCCAACGCTGGAAACTTCGCTTCTTACGCACGGTGCGTGGACAGCCAGCGCATGAGCAACGGCAAGAAAAAGGGCGAAGGCAATACCAGGAACGGAAATCCATACCTGTGCTGGGCATTCATCGAGGCGGCCAACTTCGCGATGCACTTTAGCACCGAAGCCCGGCGGTTCTACGAACGCAAGAAAGCGAGGACGAATTCAGTGCTCGCTCGCAAGGCTCTGGCTCACAAGCTGGCCCGCGCGTGTTTCCACATGCTGAAGGAGCGCAAACCATTTGATGTGACTCGCTGCTTCGCATAAGCGTTACGACGGCGACCGGCAAGCCCTTATCGTTGACTGGGCCAGAAGCCACCGAGATTGAATGGGATGTCGTGCCGCCGTCCCCGAAGTACAGCAAAGCGGATCGCCTGCAACACGAGCCAGCCCTGGATTGGTGCCGGACGTTTGGCAACCACGAGTATTG
This genomic interval from Paraburkholderia sabiae contains the following:
- a CDS encoding ABC transporter permease, which produces MLLDFDRLGALRWALLAIGGAVALFLLLPILFIVALSFGDSQWLIFPPPGWTLEWYRQLFTDPGWIDSLLTSAKLAVIVTVLSVFIGFLASLALVRGKFRGRNVAKAFFLTPMVLPVVVLAVALYAFFLRIGLNGTMTGFVIGHLIIALPFSIISISNSLSSFDTALEDAALICGASPLEVKLRVTLPAIRLGLFAAAIFAFLASWDEVVVSIFMSSPTLQTLPVRIWATLRQDLTPVVAAASSLLVGLTTILMLAGAVLRRAR
- a CDS encoding ABC transporter permease, with product MPNVLTTVAHAPVTPTRQRRDWRNIRLLIPGIVLLVIFFMLPVLSLLLRSVLDPTPGLHNYAQLLGSSTYLRVFGNTFLVATVVTVVTVAIGFPTAWLLAIAPRRLTSLLFSILLLSMWTNLLARTFAWMVLLQATGPINRMLMAIGLISEPLALVNNLVGVTIGMTYIMLPFLVMPLHATLRSIDPSTLRAAAVCGASRWQAFWRILVPLAMPGIASGALMVFVMALGYFVTPALLGGAQYMMLAELIAQLVQQLLNWGLAGAAAFVLLAVTLGLYALQLRFTGARATSGGL
- a CDS encoding ABC transporter substrate-binding protein; its protein translation is MTLTRTLKTAPLIALCATALTATPALAADPIVFTSWGGTTQSSQQKDWAQPFTQATGVNVLMDGPTDYGKLKAMVDSGNVNWDVVDVEGDFAYAAQKAGLIEPIDYSVVKKDELDPRFSAPDAVGSFYYSFVLGYNKSKYTGAQPQNWADLFDTKKFPGKRTFYKWSAPGVLEIALLADGVPADKLYPLDLDRAFKKLDTIKGDIVWWSGGAQSQQLLASGEAPVGMFWNGRLHALEQTGVPVGVSWNQNLTAADMLVIPKGAKHKAEAMKFLAAATSAQAQAKFAQNTGYAPINVKSAALMPPAVAKTLPDQYKTSQINLDMKYWADNRDAIAKRWYAWQSK
- a CDS encoding GntR family transcriptional regulator gives rise to the protein MSDLKVVRETKTLRELTLDKLRDAIVRGYFPPGARLVERTLCDELGVSRTIVREVLRHLETEGLVDVAARQGPVVARLNPAQVSEIYELRGLLEANAARACAGRSTPELVKQLRGIRKKIEAAFQAEDLSAVLAHTEHFYDALFEGAQKTVSLAVVKSLNARINRLRALTIATPGRSIESNREMNRMLDAIERRDGEAAFAASIAHISRTAELALEALARRGEGELPA
- a CDS encoding IS110 family RNA-guided transposase; the encoded protein is MNYSGIDLHSNNSVVSVIDETDRVVAEKRLPNDLTKILAFLAPWRAGMAGVVVESTFNWYWLVDGLQTAGYVVHLANTTAIKKYDGLKHSGDETDARYLAHLLRLGILPVGTILPARLREVRDLARKRMQLVRSCTSHILAVENITARQYGTRITSNQVKRLDEHAVNQMGLPDNVALAVRANIAVITTLRDQIAIVERRLRKEVARHPDYVLLTTVPGIGQTLATVIMLETGTIDRFANAGNFASYARCVDSQRMSNGKKKGEGNTRNGNPYLCWAFIEAANFAMHFSTEARRFYERKKARTNSVLARKALAHKLARACFHMLKERKPFDVTRCFA